DNA from Elaeis guineensis isolate ETL-2024a chromosome 2, EG11, whole genome shotgun sequence:
tattgcgcgatgcagtaggaagaaagaagaaacaaaacagaaaacaatcaaaatacgtggatcagccaaaaaaaggctcgcctccacgggacatacaaacttcactatgaaaaataaatattacaagaggagatctcacccttaaccctcgtacacccaatttctcccttacaggaagttctccctcacaaaaactctctctaggaagacctctCTGAATCCCTGAAGCGACTgttgtccgctgtccaggagcctcctgctccttctcctctCAGCGTCGCGTCCCTCTCTCTTCTTCACGGGTTCGGGTTTTCCACACCGCGCAACGTCACCAGGCCAAAAGGTTCTCTCCCGTAAAAACCAAGCCACCACACACCTCTCTGTTGGGCatcagggccttttaaaggccttaaacctgtgttagattaggtttaggactcctaatcaagctcaaaataagtCCCAAACCATTGGATCAAGTCTGGGATTAACCCACatcgttggatcgcgctccgatccatggaatagtgccgtagaccacgagaaatggatggaaaatGGCTCTGCGATCCACGCGCTCCTCTGTGCACCGTCCAGTCCACGGTGGACTGGGCAAACGGGCTCCCTGCACGGCGGATTCAGATTTGCGAATTATTATAGATAATTCATTGGTAGAATGGAAGGAATTAGGAGATGAGGGACATGtgtagaaataagaattaaagagatttcaagaaaaataaatgattcaatgatctgatcaaatattataataatacttATTATAGTATGGTTCGAGAGGAAGTAGTAGGAAATGAGATATCGAAATAGTTCTGACGATTCAGTAATATTACCATTTCAATTCGGAGTTTTTAGTTATTTCGACCCGATAGATCTTAATCAGATAGATCTTAATGATAAAATCTTCTTTTTCCAAACGCAGGATAACCCAAAGGGGTTGTGGGTTTTCTTCTACCAATTGGGGCTCTCCCTTCACCGCCTCCATGGGGATGGTCTACAGGGTTCATAACTTACTCTTACTACAGGATGCTTATCTAGCCAAGGCACCCCTTCTCTCGAAGTTACGGGGCTATTTTGCCGAGTTCCTTAGAGAGAATTGTCTCGCGCTCCTAGATATTCTCTACCTACCCACCTGTGTCGGTTTCGGATACAGATACCCTTTTGTTGAAGGTCGCTCGAACATTTCCTGGGAGTATGGTCGGGGCCGGCCCACGCGCCCCGCGCGCCTAGGCCTGGGCCGGGCCCGCCCGCTGGCCCACGCACCACTGCGCGCGGCCGCGCTGCCGCCGCTCcgccggcccaccgccggccgttggcagtcctccgccacctcgggtTCCATGTGGACTTCAAACGCGCGTATCTCCTCCGTTCGAGCtccatttgaggtgatcttgatctcattggacttcgtttttcatcacggacctcgctgtgggctcaatgtggatcgaatttcgagacatcaaatcttaacaatctccgcctcgactcaatattcggtctcctcctaatttcgagagcttctggatctcctcgcccccatgccctggaacaatcgcctgttgatcatggatgggcaaacatgggagtcgagtcaggctgctcgatcccatctccgtcaaaTGCTGTActtctcctgacctgagacctactcgaggCATCATCTTGCgacaatagaaatctcaccttgcgacgtcgctttttctcctcccgagtctcctatctcgtgctcgatccacctccacctggagctctacCTCATTCTGAGCTCcatctggctcctgaagctccacctcgcactggactccccatcaggtaataatgtcctctcctccccttcttctaCTCCAGAGCAATCCTATCGTcgcgtagcaccttcaggattcttccaccagctaccatcctgtagtctctcgaatccagtctaatcagtgagataagattccgtctgaaatcggatatgtatcggacctcccccaatctcctcactgcaccatcatgtgtcctctagctgatCATCCCGATATCTccgatcgcacagctcgatccatccgacagataaatagTGCCTTTACTGTTCTCCaataagtcaaactgctcctctctacaacatacatgataggtgcatgcagaatctaaaatccactactgagaaaaagtagatacctcgttaGATATCTCCATGACATCTCTCTCTGAATAGCTACTGACTCTCGCTATAGCAGTCATAGTCCGatctttgagttgagagcaatctctgactagatgcctcaactcgtcacaccggtaacatctgattttgctcaagtcccttctgcacttggaccgccctcgtcgtgattttctgtcgctccatctaccaccttctactcctccagaagccactaaTGCTGAGCTACCGTCATCTGAGCTCGAAATcgagttctccctcctgagaacctcgttttgaagtatcgccgcagtgacctcgtccatcttgatggtactcttccCTACTAGAAAAGCAGTCATCAAAAACTCGTACGAAGGtgaaagcgacgctagcaaaaccagcgtcctgattttctcctcaacattctcaccaacactgaagaggtcggtgaggatcttctgaaaatgacttagatgctcctgcacactctgtccctcaaccatccgcagctggtaaaactgcctccagagaaaaagagtgttggtgagagacttcgtcatgtacaactcttcgagcttcgaccacagcaccatcggaaaagtctcgctaagcacatggatcaccaccttatccgctaggtacatgcggatgttACTCACCGCCTGCGTCtatagccgttttcaatcccccacctccatgatggtcggcttcttctcgcacaagagagcatcgatcaatccttgctggatgagcacgtccttcatccttgcctgccacaaggagaaattgctctttccatcaaacttgttgatctccatcttgattgatcccgtcttctccatcttcagtcttgctcaccactgctgcaatctgcgtccttgtactgccttgctctgataccacttgttggatggatgtctggccaggacaccaccttccaagatcttttcgatattacacgatgcagcaggaagaaagaaaaaataaaacagaaaacaatcaaaatacgtggatcagtcaaaaaaagactcgcctccacgggacatgcaaacttcacaataaaaaagaaatattacaagaggagatctcaccctcaagcctcgtatacccaatttctccctcacaggaagttctccctaacaaaagctctctcttaagGAAGcccctcctgaacccctgaagcgatcgcGGCCCGCTGTCAaagagcctcctgctctttctcCTCTCAGCATCGTGTCTCTCTCTTCTTCACGGGTTTGGGTTTTCCACACCACGCGACGTCACCAAGCCACAAGGTTCTCCTCCGTGAAAACCAAACCACCACACACTTCTCTGTCGGGCATcaaggccttttaaaggccttaaacccaGTTAGATTAGCATTAGAactcctaatcaagcccaaataagttcctgaaccatcggatcaacACCGCATGCCTCCTAGAGCCGTCCGATCAATATCGGTATACAGAATAGTATCGTGGAACGCACGAAATGCATGAGAAACGCCCACGCGATCCACAGACCTCCAGAtgcaccgcccggtccacggtggaccggaaaAATGGGCTCCCAGGgcgcgcgtgggcctgggccgcgcccgcgcagtgcgcctgggcctgggtcgcgccccGTGTGCCCGGGCCTGGGTCGGGTCCGCTTGCTGGGCCGCACCCAACCCATATGCTAGCCGCGCTTGGGCCACGCCCCGCCATGCGCGGCCACGCCACTGCCACTCTGCCGGCCCGCCGCCAACCGTCGGTTGctggcggtcctccgccacctcgagtTCCGTGCAGACTTCAAACATGCGTATCTCCTctgtccgagctccgtttgaggtgatcttgatctcgttggactccgtttttcatcgcgaacctcaatgtaggctcaatgtggaccgaagctcgagacgtcaaatcctaacacatgttacgtaatttttttgcacaaataaCATGAGATATTATCTATAGCCTTGGCAGCGGGGAAAAATCTCACTAATGCAACCTATTCTTCAAGAAacagctaaaaagaaaaaaaaaagaagcagaagaaggccAATTAGTTgcgaaatatttttgataattcaaAATAGCGGTGAAAAAGGTGAAAAGAAAATGATACAAAGTTGTCATATGAAACATTTTCGACTTCAAAATATGGCCCGCATTTTAGATGGGAAAAGTTATGGGACAGGAAGAAAAGCAACTAACCACGAGGTGTAAATTGTGACTGAAATGCCTACTAAAGTAGCCTCTTTTAGTTGCAGAAAACTGACCTGCAAAAAAGAAGGCATATTTGAAACAAAATCTCAAAGAGAGCTAATAACACATGGCAAGAAGTCAAGGGCGTACAGCACCGAATAACGCATAAAGCCAACTGTAAAGAAATGGGGGATTCATGGAAGCATTTTTTATGCTAAAGGGTCTGTACATCTTAAATAATACAATAAAATACGTATAAAGCACTTTGTAACTCCAGCAGGTCCTAGTTCAATGTAATGGAGACATAAATACGAAGAGAAATTTCACATACAAGATGGAAGTTCCATGGTATTATCATTAAATTGAAAGAAATTAATCAGTGAACAAGTAGGAAATAATTGCCCTTAGGCTGAGAGTAGAAAATTAAGGTCCAAAGGTTGAGATAGACTGCAAACTTAATAAACTTATTGTGTGTCAAGGAGCCCAAAGATTATTGAAAGCTGCAGATTACAAGTGAATCTGTGTTAAAATCATGTCAGCATCCATAACTCATCCAATGGTAGACATTAAGTATATGAGATTCATGGAAAACTTTGAACCTAAAGGGTTTATACATCTTAAATATCACAATAAAATGACTATAAAACACATTGTTCTTCATATGGATTCTTCATTGATTTATTGGCAACCTAAGTGAGACAAGAAGATTCAAAATATAGGATCAGAGTTCTTTGGCATTACCATTAATCTCAAAGCAATCAATTATCCAACAACTAGGAAATGATCGTCCTTGCacttaaagaagaaaattaattttCGAAGTTTTAGATAGACCCGAGGCCTCGTCAACTTGTTTCACCACTTGGACCCATAAAGTATTAAGAGTCAAAGGTTGTGATATTGTAATTTTATATTAAGGTTTTGTCAGCATCCAGAAAAAATTTCTGTATAAACAGCATTGGCGATTCATTGATATAGACATAACTGTAGCACATACCTACACCTATTACCCGACATCAAATGTCCACAATTTTAGGGTCTTTGTTTTCTGTTTTTGTTTCAAAAAatcgaagaagaaaaatgaagtaaAGCGAGCAACATATATGATGAAACTCTTCTGTTCCCTGAAATGAAATTGTTTGTAGAATATTAGGGATTTTGGTATCAAAGACATGTTGCTTTCAAGAAAGAGTGAAAACAAAATCAAGGAATAGCACATCAATTTCCATTTGGTATTTCACTAACTCATCCATTTTCGCTCATTTGTAGCGAAACGAAAACATAAATAACAAAATTCTAAGCAGgctcttaaaaattatttaccacCCGAATTTTTACCATATTCCAAAGTTTTTCACAGGCACACCAATCCAATAAACCTAGCTACCATGCATCTCACTTTTATCATAAACCAACAACGATTCTAAGTTGTGGAAAAAAGATGAAACCTGAGTCTTTTGCAATCCGGAGACCGAGCCGTGAGAGTCTCGACAGAAACATCGGATTGGACCTGCCAACTTCTGGAATttaatttctttctttcattAGAGCAGGATAATCTTGAAGTATTACTAGAAGGAGTACTCGAACCTAAGGATGAGCGAAGGAGAAGAATTTACCCGTTCTTTTTCCCTTCTGCTGAAAGAAACTCCACCCTTGCGGGGAGAAGAAGAAGCCAGAATTTTATGATGACCGAGAGGGATGTCGAGATGTATTCGATGTTTACGTGTCGGCCGAAATTTCGGCTTGCAAAAATATCGGGAAGATGCTAAATATCGGTTCTTGATGAACcaatttttctattttaaaaGCGTCAACCGTGATCTCGACAGACCGCAATCATGTACCGAGATTTCGGTATGTGGTTTTATTGAAAGCAAGCGTTTAGATACATGAAAGTTACGCCTTAATTGGGTGGGAAAaataagggagaaaaaaaaaattattattttttttgattgaaaaatttttatcaaaaaaataaaaaaaaaatagaacaaccaaagaaatataaatttttaaaattcatcatctttttcttctctgaATCAAACGGaattggagagaaaaaatttgagagttaatgaatcttttataatttctatcctacccttttaatgataaaaaataaaattaatattatatttcaatcctaAGACTTATTTCAACCATTCTACCTAAATCTTCCATATGATTAAGATTTTCATGGATAAGAAAAATCtacgaaaacaaaaaaaaattaaaaaaaattaaaaaaaaatttttttttggatcttttcTTAAGTTTGTTGGTTTCTTTTAaagatataataataaaaaaaaattgtaaagttttatttttttttttcttttctactcccaatcaagaatgaaagaaattattttcttttctttctttaaactttcaattaagagaaaaataatatacttactttcttttttttttactaatattttttttttctttcctaaacTCTCAACCAAGACGTTATTGTGCAATAAGCGATGGTTGTAACTCATATGCAAATTAAAACTTTAGAAGGCCCTAAAATTTTGCATGTGCTCCACACATGATGGAAAAGAAATGGTCTTGAAGAGACTTCAAGAGGGGAGTCTGTATAATAATAGTATAATAATAGATAAAGAAGACAAGCAAGGTAAAAGACAAAGAAATACTATTGAATCAGTGGAGTATGGAACGCTATGCACGATGTTTTTAATGCATGATCTACATGTGTGCGTGCTCACCATGATAAGGTGCAATAGCTAAGTAATGTGCTTGTAAATTTCTCCATCGTAGGACTGTTTCAATAGGGACTTATATAGATCTTATATTAATCCACCATATACAATGAAAAAATCATGAGTCTAGCAAGCAAAGCATGTTGAATTATGAGATCTTTATTGCAAACTATTTGGTTtcctaaatcaaaaaaaaaaaggggctgtTTCTAACTTATTTTGCGAAAACTAGCAAGTTGCTggacatgaaaaataaaaattccaaAACAATTTCCacctttttttaataaataaaatatgctttacaagagaaatatattttataattatttattaaaaaaaacctATATACTAAGGATTACAATTAAATTTATATGAATGAAAGCCTTGGACTTCTAATATACCATGCCGATGAGCATCCATATTATGTGTCTTTTCATGATAGTACGCTTGTTTTGGTTGCATAGCAAATCTGATTACAAACAAAGAAAATGATAGTTACAAATGAcaaattgagataattagctTACTCATAGtgacaaaatatatgaaatttgatgaaaagtcGGAGCTACATCatctaaaaagagaaaaaatttgtaCCAATATTTATAAGGTCCATAACCTGATTTACTTCTCTTTTTATATAAGTACTGATTGCAAATGGATTTTGCTCATATTAATTATTCATACATACTTTCGAATTGAGAAAATTTAAGATGTCCTAATAGGATTGACAACGCAAGTTTTCTATTTCATTCTTTCATAGCTTATGAATAAAAGAGCCTCACAATACTTAATCCCATATAGCAATGCTTTACctaattattcatgatcaaaattttaaaccaatATTTTTGTAACCCCACCAAAATTGTTATTAACCATTATAAAATTGTAATGGCCATCAATGGTCATATAATGCATGACTTGAAACTATCCCATATTAAAATAATGCATGATGGCCATTACCCATATATCGtaataaaaataatgaagaaGAATGAAAGAACACCAAACCATTTTAgtcattatattattattattgttattattattattttatgggACACATTTGGAAGGAAAATTAGAGTAAACGAccaaattttggaaaaaaaatatttaagaaaacaATGTAAATGACAAATAACAACCGTTATCTCTTCCCACTATAAAACGAACGAAAGGCCAATGGTTAAATAACGGCCGTTATTTATGTATTACTTGTTCTTGTGTACAGGATAAACGGAACCAAGAAACATTAAAACGGTTCATTTGTAATGTTATAACAGCCGCTATTTTAATATAAAAGCATGAAAACCAAGGGGACATAATGTTCTCTGTCTCTGTTAATCTACCAGTGTCTGGCACTGCTCTTGGACTTTGCCGTTAGCCGGCGACTTCCTTCCTGTTCTCTCCACCCCTCtcgcttctttccttttcttcttcttttctccacctCTCCTTCCCGCCGGAGGAGATGAGCGGCGGCGAAGGCCAAGAAAGCCCGGCGATCGCGGTAGCGGCGAACGCGGCCGACGAGCTCTACCGCGTCCGCGACACCTACTTCCCCCAGGACCCGGCGGAGAAGATCTCGAGGCTTCAAGCCCTAGCCGACGCTGCTCTCAGCATCGTCGACTCCGTCCCCCCCGGTACGCTTCAAATCCCATTtcttcccctctccctctccctctccctctaagATCTTTACATGTTCCGTTGTCATGCGCCGTAATCGAAATCGATCGCTAGACGTGTTTAGACAGTTAGATCAGCAAATAGAGTTCGTTTCTTATTTGTTTGGTGGCTAATGTGCGTAAGGTTCTGTTAGTAACCCCAAATCTTGAACATCGAACGTGAAATGAAATCTTGATCCTTGAACGATAAATCAGGTGAAGATTCCATTTGAATTGTCGTTTTCTGGTTGGCCAAGAATTGTGATTCTGATCTTGAAATAAGGGGGCATTCACCAAGGACAGAAATTTTGTGATCTGGCAGAATTTGGGAAAAATTTAGGAGAATGCCAGATTTTAGAATTGAAGAATTACAATACAGTTTAATGGTACCGGAACATTTTGATGAGCAGAAAAATTGATCCTATTGGGATTTTGAAGGTTTTGTTGGAAAAATAAAATGGATATTAAGTAGGATTTATTTTAGGAGTACTTTACCTAAAtaatgcaaataatttttttttatctaaataaatctgttgcggccaatcccccgtcGTCTAATCGCCGGTGTCGcgcacctgcaaaaaaagtcctcacagaccggagatgcctccggcggggaccctccgacggtcaagtcagagaggagattagATAACAGTGAAAAATTAGGGGTTCagcgggagagagaaagagagagctcaagagcttagaggtGCTTCAGAAAGCTTGAGGAAGCTTGCTCaaaacttaccaagactgttgtcttaccccattttatagtagaatgcggtatgatcCCGTCATTAAAGGTGCAAACAACTGGAGAGTcgtcaaatcgtcgggggctgtcaaatcgtcgtgggttGTCAAGTTATTgggattaatccatgtccttgatAGGACAATGTTCTAAGACGGCTataccgcatgtccttgacaggacaactgtcTATAGCGGTCGTACGGTGTTTGGGTGGGCTGGTCgattatatgtcggtattcggctgtcgaGACGTCGGATGATGATCCGAAGACAccatcggctggtctggtgccttgtggaagtcggacgtcggctgccactcccgatagtgagtcggtgatttgggctcggTCGCTTGGCCGATCAGAAATAGTATGGATCTgttcgaccgacataccttcgatcggatattgtcggcagtcatcgtcggagtcgtccgtcggtccggtCGGTAGAGTCTGGCGTCGGTCAGACCGGTCCGAGAGTAAGTCGGCATACagaggtcggtcggtatatcccaacagttgcccccccactcctgagttggATGTCGTATTGGCCAGCGTTTCCATGTggacgacggcttcggacgaaaggagtggttttccatcacgtcatgctcTGACTCTGACGACCGTACCAATGAACGATCCGATGTCGGACATCTCATTGGGAACGCGAACCACCATCTTCTTGGGAATGCGAACTACCGTCTCCTTGGGAATGCGAACTGCTGTCTCCTTGGGAACACGAACCGCCGTCTCTTTGGGAATGCGAACTGCCGTCGGTTAATGAATCCCGAGACGCGATTTTTCCGCCACATGTCAGGAGGCTATTGGGCCGGAACCGTtcacgcggatggaggcgacgtggcttgatctgggggcaggtgcgtcgaaccgtcggaccgagaAAGGGTCCAGGTGCTGCCACGTGTCGACATCCGGGAAACTCTCGTTCGGcgcgctttcatctcgaccgttgaagggccttatatatatatgcggccacttacatccaaaactttACTTTTTGCTGCAAATCTGTTCCTGACGCTGAGGCTCTTTCGAGTTGTCCCCCAGTTCCAGGTAGTTGTTTCCATCCTCTTCCTTTGAAAACTCTTCTTGAAGTTTTTTCGTTCCTGTCTCCTTGCATCCTTTCTCCTTTgtcattttctttttgttctcctttctggggctagcgttatggctagaacctctcctcgaggaagtcagtcggagAACCCGATCGACGATTCTCGATCGAcctcggaggtggaggcttcttcactttcgggggcaaacgtcgaacggctcagggagcagtacggtatcccggagcagttcgaacTTTTCGCCCTTGGAGCTGAGGGTCGAATAACAACCTGCCTCCGagccaggtggccttttatgttgaggaccttcgggCAGCTCTTCGCTTCCTGATTTCGGAGTTTGTCCGGAACGtcttggattattacgggctctgtccggcgcaactggcgccgaactcagtctgattaataatcagttttgctttgttgtgtcggcttttgccgacctttccccgcatttctctcttccgggcgTTCTTCATCCTCCAACCCCACCCGAAAgctcgagggtggtggttcttcaatctccggaagggtctttcgttcattaccggtcttccatcgtcgatctacgggtggaagaaccaatttttctttgcttcttcttcgctaCCTTGGGGGTTTCCTTTTCGCTGGGACGATCCTTGGACTCAGCCGaacgaaaacagtcgggtggaggctggagaccgagaggactttcaccgactgaaggatgtgtcggtgccgaagcagagggagctcgtcaccgagcaagctttgtacgacgccggcctgagtTCGGTTCCCCGTTTAGGTACAGTTCGGTCTGTTGGTCGTTTTTTGTCTTTTTTATCCATCTTTGGACTTGTGCTGATCctttgttgaaattgcaggcatgccgccGAGAGTGAGGCTAACGGATGCCGATATTCGGCAACATACGGCGAGGAAGAGACCGGCGCCTGGGACCGGAccttcgcggcctcccaagaggcctcagatatcATCGCCGACCGACATTACGACGGCGGCAGCGCAGCCTGACACCAAACATGCATCGGGCTACGAGTCGGTCATCGTCCTGTCGGCGCCGGCGGTGCCACTCGAGGCGCCGTCCGAGGAAGGGGCGGCTgagggggcagccgaaggagtgtcggctccCCCACCCACGGAAGAGGTTCGGACCGAAGTacgtgagcccgaacgacctgctGCGGCCCCCGTCGTGccctcgggagggacccagtcgagcTCGAGCTTTCCGTCTCTCTCCGACCTTCGAGCCTGGGTGACCGATCGGGGGAAGGCACCGATGGCACCGACGGACGACACAAGATCGGCGGGCCGCGTCGCATCGTCCGACGTTCAGGtttccgaaggagcgtcggccctggccaaccacaatttggctaggaggttgtgtcaggcgaCCATCCTCCCGGCCGATCGGGAGCTCTTGAAGGATCGGCCggtgtccgacatgctttctgccttttacccgaccatgatccaggtgagttcttcttttcctttccccttcattgttatttttatcattttatttttttgacgatCGGCCTTCtatttgcagctgatctacagcatatccgagctggaggccgggtaTCGGAGGTTCGGCGACGTCCAGGCGGTCTGGAAGAATCGGGCCGAAACCGTCGAAGTGGAGAAGGCGACGCTGG
Protein-coding regions in this window:
- the LOC105047041 gene encoding uncharacterized protein isoform X1, coding for MSGGEGQESPAIAVAANAADELYRVRDTYFPQDPAEKISRLQALADAALSIVDSVPPGMPPRVRLTDADIRQHTARKRPAPGTGPSRPPKRPQISSPTDITTAAAQPDTKHASGYESVIVLSAPAVPLEAPSEEGAAEGAAEGVSAPPPTEEVRTEVREPERPAAAPVVPSGGTQSSSSFPSLSDLRAWVTDRGKAPMAPTDDTRSAGRVASSDVQVSEGASALANHNLARRLCQATILPADRELLKDRPVSDMLSAFYPTMIQLIYSISELEAGYRRFGDVQAVWKNRAETVEVEKATLVDQLKLSVDREARLEEEISRLTNGLAASEAELQSAREQIQRKTRSVHRLRRERDGCVRELEAEREQLRISLENLAKAEENLSSAQADADIAKAESAKEALIRAVEDFRGSDEYREELLESGFASYRVGYEDARDAIQSLHPELDLSGIVPQGRRTKPQRKRPTHC